One genomic segment of Primulina tabacum isolate GXHZ01 chromosome 9, ASM2559414v2, whole genome shotgun sequence includes these proteins:
- the LOC142555544 gene encoding octanoyltransferase LIP2p, chloroplastic-like — protein MPSLVSPIFSSIPNPPKVTRRDHSSFNFTVSMMHMPKRSVDLFDLHQELVPYAEAWSWQNAVVEEKKLLNEEGKDLTDTLIILQHNPVYTLGAGSKEEYLKFDVQNTSFEVHRTERGGEVTYHGPGQLVMYPILNLRYYEMDAHWYLRKLEEVVIRALSSTFSIEASRVEGLTGVWVGNQKLAAIGIKVSKWIAYHGLALNVTTDMKPFEQIVPCGIRDRQVGSIKALLQENFSSQVNRQVHNHDNGYSELIDATHKSLIEKFCEVFQVDIRNNIFSQVSLKEKLLN, from the exons ATGCCTTCACTAGTCAGTCCCATTTTCAGTTCCATTCCAAACCCACCGAAAGTAACTCGAAGGGATCATTCTTCCTTTAATTTCACCGTTTCAATGATGCATATGCCAAAAAGAAG TGTTGATTTGTTTGACTTGCATCAAGAACTGGTTCCTTATGCTGAGGCTTGGTCATGGCAAAATGCTGTTGTTGAAGAGAAAAAATTGTTGAACGAAGAGGGTAAAGATTTGACTGACACTTTGATCATTTTGCAACACAACCCTGTATACACATTGGGTGCTGGTAGTAAGGAAGAGTACTTGAAGTTTGATGTACAAAATACATCTTTTGAAGTGCATCGAACCGAACGAGGTGGTGAAGTCACGTATCATGGCCCTGGTCAG CTGGTCATGTACCCCATACTCAATCTCCGTTACTACGAGATGGATGCTCATTGGTACCTCAGGAAACTTGAAGAAGTGGTCATCCGTGCTCTTTCCTCGACGTTTTCTATTGAAGCTTCACGTGTCGAGGGCTTAACTGGTGTTTGGGTTG GAAACCAGAAATTAGCAGCCATAGGTATAAAAGTATCAAAATGGATAGCATATCATGGCCTGGCGCTGAATGTCACCACGGATATGAAACCCTTTGAACAGATAGTTCCATGTGGGATTCGGGATCGTCAAGTTGGAAGCATAAAGGCGCTGCTGCAAGAAAACTTTTCATCTCAAGTAAATCGACAAGTGCATAATCACGATAATGGTTATTCAGAATTGATTGATGCCACTCATAAATCGCTGATTGAAAAATTTTGTGAAGTTTTCCAAGTTGATATCCGGAATAACATATTCAGTCAGGTGTCTCTCAAGGAAAAACTGTTGAATTAA
- the LOC142555545 gene encoding uncharacterized protein LOC142555545, whose product MESHQAVDGLLFLFSKANRDLSMVHHKLREEFHQLYPDNANPMNLVGRLKKIEGEMSSLKNQCRELLAAKQDLIDKARTVLVGNKALLQRLQVSAGVPMACDDDDLSYENFNQIIDEWTVQVRAKTEGVEEPGSNNINQLLFSAIVRDN is encoded by the exons ATGGAGAGTCACCAAGCAGTAGACGGGCTGCTCTTCCTGTTTTCCAAAGCCAACCGCGACCTCTCCATGGTTCACCATAAGCTCCGCGAAGAATTCCATCAACTCTACCCCGATAAT GCTAATCCCATGAATCTTGTGGGTCGGTTGAAAAAAATCGAAGGAGAAATGTCATCCCTCAAGAACCAGTGTAGGGAACTGTTAGCTGCTAAACAG GATCTGATTGATAAAGCTAGAACAGTCTTGGTGGGGAACAAGGCGCTTCTGCAGAGATTGCAAGTTTCTGCAGGTGTTCCCATGGCTTGTGATGATGATGATCTCTCTTATGAGAACTTCAACCAG ATTATTGATGAATGGACTGTTCAAGTCAGAGCTAAAACAG AGGGAGTGGAGGAGCCAGGCTCTAACAATATCAACCAGTTGCTATTCTCGGCAATTGTACGAGACAACTGA